A window of the Methanoregula sp. genome harbors these coding sequences:
- the dapB gene encoding 4-hydroxy-tetrahydrodipicolinate reductase codes for MIKVVVCGASGRMGQTIGRMVNESSDLELVGGINLKPSSFFGTEIVEAKNAEKLLKSTKADVLIDFTIAVAAVENVKMAARNNVALVVGTTGFTPEQRAVMEGAIHNAVPAVISSNFSVGVNIFWQLVRESGKLLKDYDIEVFEAHHRNKKDAPSGTAKTILQILEEEAGPRQKQYGREGMTERKNEIGVHVIRGGDIVGDHKVMFSKNFETIELSHHASDRSVFASGALHAARWVVGKKPGIYGMSDVLNLKK; via the coding sequence ATGATCAAAGTAGTTGTGTGCGGGGCCTCGGGAAGGATGGGGCAAACGATCGGCAGGATGGTCAACGAGTCCTCAGATCTGGAACTGGTTGGTGGAATTAACCTCAAACCCAGTTCTTTTTTTGGAACTGAAATTGTTGAAGCGAAAAATGCAGAAAAACTCTTGAAATCGACAAAAGCTGATGTGCTGATCGATTTTACCATTGCGGTTGCAGCTGTCGAGAACGTGAAGATGGCAGCGCGAAATAACGTTGCACTTGTTGTTGGTACAACGGGCTTTACTCCCGAGCAACGTGCAGTCATGGAAGGGGCAATCCATAACGCCGTGCCTGCAGTGATATCCAGCAATTTTTCAGTTGGGGTAAATATCTTCTGGCAGCTTGTCAGGGAATCCGGAAAGCTGCTCAAAGACTATGATATCGAGGTTTTTGAGGCGCACCACCGGAATAAGAAGGATGCACCGAGTGGCACGGCAAAGACAATCCTGCAGATCCTTGAAGAAGAGGCAGGTCCCCGCCAGAAGCAGTACGGGCGCGAAGGTATGACGGAACGGAAAAATGAGATCGGGGTACATGTCATCCGTGGTGGCGATATTGTCGGAGATCATAAGGTCATGTTCTCAAAGAATTTTGAAACAATTGAACTCTCCCACCATGCGTCCGATCGTTCCGTCTTTGCAAGCGGGGCCCTCCATGCAGCCCGGTGGGTTGTGGGTAAAAAACCGGGTATCTACGGCATGAGCGATGTGCTCAATCTCAAAAAATAA
- a CDS encoding 4Fe-4S binding protein, with protein MVAVVDITKCTGCETCVSECPASAIAMDNEKAKVDKDMCVDCQTCVDVCPAEAIHMD; from the coding sequence TTGGTAGCAGTCGTTGATATTACCAAGTGTACCGGATGCGAAACCTGTGTGAGTGAATGCCCTGCATCGGCAATAGCCATGGATAACGAAAAGGCCAAAGTGGACAAGGATATGTGCGTCGACTGCCAGACTTGTGTCGATGTCTGTCCGGCAGAAGCTATTCACATGGATTAA